From the genome of Amycolatopsis sp. NBC_01488, one region includes:
- a CDS encoding MarR family winged helix-turn-helix transcriptional regulator, whose product MDPKTDDDEIVTWWGLVIEGYLATQDKLLGEIADRLGLAPASFDILLRLVRSPDHRMPMTKLATEAALSSGGFTKVADRLVAADLICRVPSRDDRRVTFAALTDHGLDMANKARTAAAEILRRIVLTPLGDDAAALAEAMRTLRAFNA is encoded by the coding sequence GTGGATCCGAAGACCGACGACGACGAGATCGTCACGTGGTGGGGCCTGGTCATCGAGGGCTACCTGGCCACGCAGGACAAGCTGCTGGGCGAGATCGCCGACCGCCTCGGGCTCGCGCCGGCGTCGTTCGACATCCTGCTGCGGCTGGTCCGCTCGCCCGACCACCGGATGCCGATGACCAAGCTGGCGACCGAGGCGGCGCTGTCGAGCGGCGGCTTCACGAAGGTGGCCGACCGCCTGGTGGCGGCGGACCTGATCTGCCGCGTCCCGAGCCGGGACGACCGCCGCGTGACGTTCGCGGCCCTGACCGACCACGGCCTCGACATGGCGAACAAGGCCCGGACAGCGGCGGCGGAGATCCTCCGCCGCATCGTGCTGACCCCGCTGGGTGACGACGCGGCAGCACTCGCGGAAGCCATGCGGACACTGCGCGCGTTCAACGCCTGA
- the boxC gene encoding 2,3-epoxybenzoyl-CoA dihydrolase has product MTTTTPVTFDRRPDEYRHWRLHVDGEVAWLEMDVDEQGGLVEGYELKLNSYDLGVDIELYDATQRLRFEHPEVRVVVVTSAKDKVFCAGANIRMLAASEHHWKVNFCKFTNETRNGMEDATEHSGQTYVAAVNGTCAGGGYEIALACDKILLIDDNSSTVALPEVPLLGVLPGTGGLTRVVDKRRVRRDLADVFATRPDGVKGKTAVDWRLVDELVPRQGFREAVAKRAREIARESGRTGEGGIELTPLEHRHVDIEVRKDQATITIKGPENDPGDLHEEGANGWFLAMTRELDDAILRLRTNEVEAGTWILKTVGDPEKVLAHEQTVLGGKDWLANEITHYFKRTLKRLDVTSRSLVALIEPGSCFAGSLLEIALAADRQYILDGPPIDDEDSDERATIRLSEANFGAFPMGNGLTRLQTRFYGDDDHLAWLAREKDHELSAAEAVELGLVTDAPDDLDWEDEIRIALEGRASLSPDALTGMEANHRFVGPETIETKIFGRLAAWQNWIFTRPNASGPEGALRRYGTGQKAVFDRKRV; this is encoded by the coding sequence GTGACCACCACCACACCGGTGACCTTCGACCGCCGTCCGGACGAGTACCGCCACTGGCGCCTCCACGTCGACGGGGAGGTGGCGTGGCTGGAAATGGACGTCGACGAGCAGGGCGGCCTCGTCGAGGGCTACGAGCTCAAGCTCAACTCCTACGACCTCGGCGTCGACATCGAGCTGTACGACGCCACCCAGCGGCTGCGGTTCGAGCACCCCGAGGTGCGCGTGGTGGTGGTGACCAGCGCGAAGGACAAGGTGTTCTGCGCCGGTGCGAACATCCGGATGCTCGCCGCGTCCGAGCACCACTGGAAGGTCAACTTCTGCAAGTTCACCAACGAGACGCGCAACGGCATGGAGGACGCCACCGAGCACTCCGGCCAGACGTACGTCGCCGCGGTGAACGGCACCTGCGCGGGCGGCGGCTACGAGATCGCGCTGGCCTGCGACAAGATCCTGCTGATCGACGACAACTCCTCGACCGTCGCGCTGCCGGAAGTACCGCTGCTCGGCGTGCTGCCCGGTACCGGCGGGCTCACCCGGGTCGTCGACAAGCGGCGCGTGCGCCGGGACCTCGCCGACGTCTTCGCGACGCGCCCCGACGGCGTCAAGGGCAAGACGGCCGTCGACTGGCGGCTGGTCGACGAACTGGTGCCGCGCCAAGGGTTCCGCGAGGCCGTGGCGAAGCGGGCGCGCGAGATCGCCCGCGAGTCCGGCCGCACCGGCGAGGGCGGCATCGAGCTGACCCCGCTGGAACATCGCCATGTCGACATCGAAGTGCGCAAGGACCAGGCGACCATCACGATCAAGGGACCCGAGAACGACCCCGGTGACCTGCACGAAGAAGGCGCGAACGGCTGGTTCCTCGCGATGACCCGCGAGCTGGACGACGCCATCCTGCGGCTGCGCACCAACGAGGTCGAAGCCGGCACGTGGATCCTGAAGACCGTGGGCGACCCGGAGAAGGTCCTCGCCCACGAGCAGACGGTCCTCGGCGGGAAGGACTGGCTGGCCAACGAGATCACGCACTACTTCAAGCGCACGCTCAAGCGCCTCGACGTCACCAGCCGCAGCCTGGTCGCGCTCATCGAGCCCGGCAGCTGCTTCGCCGGGTCGCTGCTGGAGATCGCGCTGGCCGCGGACCGGCAGTACATCCTCGACGGCCCGCCGATCGACGACGAAGATTCCGACGAACGCGCCACGATCAGGCTGTCCGAAGCCAACTTCGGCGCGTTCCCGATGGGCAACGGCCTGACCCGCCTGCAGACGCGGTTCTACGGCGACGACGACCACCTCGCGTGGCTCGCGCGCGAAAAGGACCACGAGCTGAGTGCGGCCGAAGCCGTCGAACTCGGCCTGGTCACCGACGCGCCGGACGACCTCGACTGGGAGGACGAGATCCGGATCGCGCTCGAAGGCCGCGCGTCGCTGTCCCCGGACGCGCTCACCGGGATGGAGGCCAACCACCGGTTCGTGGGTCCCGAGACCATCGAGACCAAGATCTTCGGCCGGCTGGCGGCTTGGCAGAACTGGATTTTCACCCGGCCGAACGCGTCCGGGCCGGAAGGCGCGCTGCGCCGATACGGTACGGGTCAGAAGGCCGTCTTCGACAGGAAGCGGGTCTAG
- a CDS encoding GNAT family N-acetyltransferase: MTELVVRPLEAGEETLFTSLPDRGLVGRKLLGNDFAEMAAKGEYRPEWVWLALRDDVVVARAAWWGTPKDDEPIALDWFDFTDFDAGVELLKRVPLRAEYSLTTPPAWQDDPDVAHEVTIRVEAAEKAGYRKLVERYRFCWTPGNGLPARTGRLVYLPEPDDDVILEVFKRVHVGSLDAHVRKTIEEHGLDAAAREDLDLMLWMPAPRDWWRLAYTLEGDLVGLTLPSRNAYDPVVGYVAVVPEHRGHGYSYDLVVEATHDLVGYGAEKIVAGTDVGNVPMAKAFAKAGYPVTQHRIDLV; encoded by the coding sequence ATGACCGAACTGGTCGTGCGCCCGCTCGAAGCGGGCGAAGAAACACTGTTCACCTCCCTGCCCGACCGCGGACTCGTCGGTCGCAAGCTGCTGGGCAACGACTTCGCCGAGATGGCCGCCAAGGGCGAGTACCGGCCCGAGTGGGTCTGGCTCGCGCTGCGCGACGACGTCGTCGTGGCGCGGGCCGCGTGGTGGGGGACCCCCAAGGACGACGAGCCGATCGCGCTCGACTGGTTCGACTTCACCGACTTCGATGCGGGCGTCGAGCTGCTGAAGCGGGTGCCGCTGCGCGCGGAGTACTCCCTGACCACGCCGCCTGCCTGGCAGGACGACCCGGACGTCGCGCACGAGGTCACCATCCGCGTCGAGGCGGCCGAGAAGGCGGGCTACCGCAAGCTCGTCGAGCGCTACCGGTTCTGCTGGACGCCCGGAAACGGCCTGCCGGCCCGAACCGGCAGGCTCGTCTACCTGCCGGAACCGGACGACGACGTGATCCTCGAGGTCTTCAAGCGGGTGCACGTCGGCAGCCTCGACGCGCACGTGCGGAAGACGATCGAAGAGCACGGGCTCGACGCGGCCGCGCGCGAAGACCTCGACCTCATGCTGTGGATGCCGGCGCCGCGGGACTGGTGGCGGCTCGCGTACACGCTCGAAGGCGACCTCGTCGGGCTCACGCTGCCGAGCCGCAACGCGTACGACCCGGTGGTCGGCTACGTCGCCGTCGTGCCGGAGCACCGCGGCCACGGCTACTCGTACGACCTGGTGGTCGAGGCCACGCACGACCTCGTCGGCTACGGCGCCGAGAAGATCGTCGCGGGCACCGACGTCGGCAACGTCCCGATGGCCAAGGCGTTCGCGAAGGCGGGCTACCCGGTGACTCAGCACCGCATCGACCTCGTGTGA
- a CDS encoding ring-cleaving dioxygenase: MAIKTSGLHHVTAIGGDPQRNADFYLRTLGLRLVKTTVNFDDPGTYHLYYGDSAGKPGSLMTFFPWPDAPSGRHGTGQATTTSFSIPESSIGWWKQHLAANRIETGEIRNADDEDTLTFRDPDGLKLALVAHPQGDPRDPWDTELVPAEHAIRGLHSVTLSVTKEDATAGMLTDGLGLSFATQDSNRLRFAAGAGGPGALVDVLVTPDAPRGLVAAGTVHHVAWRAPDEPTQKAWREELVDQGVHVTSILDRQYFRSIYFREPGATLLEVATDEPGFAIDEPLLELGRALKLPPWLEPRREEIQHMLPKLNLPAENNPALS, translated from the coding sequence ATGGCGATCAAGACGTCCGGCCTGCACCACGTCACCGCGATCGGCGGCGACCCGCAGCGCAACGCCGACTTCTACCTGCGGACCTTGGGCCTGCGGCTGGTGAAGACCACCGTGAACTTCGACGACCCGGGCACCTACCACCTCTACTACGGCGACAGCGCCGGCAAGCCGGGCTCGCTGATGACCTTCTTCCCGTGGCCCGACGCGCCGAGCGGCCGCCACGGCACCGGCCAGGCGACGACCACGTCGTTCTCCATTCCCGAATCCTCGATCGGCTGGTGGAAGCAGCACCTCGCCGCGAACCGCATCGAGACCGGCGAAATCCGCAACGCCGATGACGAGGACACGCTCACCTTCCGTGACCCCGACGGCCTGAAGCTCGCCCTCGTCGCGCACCCGCAGGGCGACCCGCGCGACCCGTGGGACACCGAGCTGGTCCCGGCCGAGCACGCCATCCGCGGCCTGCACTCGGTGACGCTGTCGGTGACCAAGGAGGACGCCACCGCCGGCATGCTCACCGACGGCCTCGGCCTCAGCTTCGCCACCCAGGACAGCAACCGCCTGCGGTTCGCCGCCGGTGCAGGTGGGCCGGGCGCGCTGGTCGACGTCCTCGTGACGCCGGACGCGCCGCGCGGGCTGGTCGCCGCGGGCACCGTGCACCACGTCGCCTGGCGCGCGCCGGACGAACCGACCCAGAAGGCCTGGCGCGAAGAGCTCGTCGACCAGGGCGTGCACGTTACTTCGATCCTGGACCGCCAGTACTTCCGCTCGATCTACTTCCGCGAGCCGGGCGCCACGCTCCTCGAAGTCGCGACCGACGAACCCGGCTTCGCCATCGACGAGCCGCTGCTGGAGCTGGGCCGCGCGCTCAAGCTGCCGCCGTGGCTGGAGCCGCGCCGCGAAGAGATCCAGCACATGCTGCCGAAGCTGAACCTCCCCGCCGAGAACAACCCGGCGCTGTCATGA
- a CDS encoding amidohydrolase family protein — protein MIDGYFVVDAHVHTPRLPTLKPAWTQWAHDFAGSYPWRSVYSASGEVVPSAMDELMESEGVDRVLLFCEYSPRATGIQPIEDNLPLVRHNPSRFRLVANVNPYLHHPAASEVERQLDLGAVAVKIHPVHGAFSPADKELYPVYQLCLERGVPVILHSGTSSFPGSRTSFGNPELMSDVVEDFPALQFVFAHGGRGWWYDVAAFLALARENVWLDLAGLPPKKLPEYYQRFDLARLAGKFVFGTDWPGVPSVAANVRTLIGLGLQEDVLSGVLSGNAIKLMPSLA, from the coding sequence GTGATCGACGGCTACTTCGTGGTGGACGCGCACGTCCACACGCCGCGCCTGCCGACGCTCAAGCCCGCGTGGACGCAGTGGGCGCACGACTTCGCGGGCTCGTACCCGTGGCGTTCGGTGTACTCCGCTTCGGGCGAGGTGGTCCCGTCGGCGATGGACGAGCTGATGGAGTCCGAGGGCGTCGACCGGGTGCTGCTGTTCTGCGAGTACAGCCCACGGGCGACCGGGATTCAGCCGATCGAGGACAACCTGCCTTTGGTGCGGCACAATCCTTCCCGGTTCCGGCTGGTGGCGAACGTGAACCCGTACCTGCACCATCCGGCCGCGTCGGAGGTCGAGCGGCAGCTGGACCTGGGTGCGGTGGCGGTGAAGATCCACCCGGTGCACGGCGCGTTTTCCCCGGCGGACAAGGAGCTGTACCCGGTCTACCAGCTGTGCCTTGAGCGTGGCGTGCCGGTGATCCTCCATTCGGGAACGTCGAGCTTCCCGGGTTCCCGCACCAGTTTCGGGAATCCGGAGCTGATGTCCGACGTGGTCGAGGACTTCCCTGCGCTGCAGTTCGTCTTCGCCCACGGCGGCCGTGGGTGGTGGTACGACGTGGCGGCTTTCCTCGCGTTGGCGAGGGAGAACGTCTGGCTGGACCTGGCCGGGCTGCCGCCGAAGAAGCTGCCGGAGTACTACCAGCGGTTCGATTTGGCGCGGTTGGCGGGAAAGTTCGTGTTCGGGACGGACTGGCCCGGCGTGCCTTCGGTGGCGGCGAACGTCCGGACGTTGATCGGGCTCGGGCTGCAGGAGGACGTCTTGAGCGGAGTGTTGTCGGGGAATGCGATCAAGCTGATGCCGTCGCTCGCCTAG
- a CDS encoding beta-glucosidase H, with protein MSFDVDALLAELDLDTKANLLAGQDVWSLPALPRIGLRSLVLSDGPVGVRGVRWSPDDPSVTLPSPSALAASWDPRLAVRAGRLLAQEARRKGVHVLLAPTVNLQRSPLGGRHFECYSEDPLLTGMIGAGFVTGVQDGGVAVTVKHFVANDFETERFTADVHVGERALRELYLAPFELIVRRAKPWGIMAAYNSVNGVTMTQHAELLNGVLRDEWGFDGFVVSDWLAARDTVASANGGLDVAMPGPRTVFGEQLAEAVRGGEVDEEVVDDMVRRVLLLAHRTGALGSGPAPLQSDVDGEGVAREIAHRSFVLLNNETGLLPLREPRSIALIGALAADPKILGGGSATVFPDHIVSPLDGLRKAVPPGTDLAFAIGADPRTTLPPATDNFRLRATAKAADGTRLAEFPLREAKITWIGELPSGLDLATLASVEIAGTYLPERSGTHTFAVTGPGDLRLTVAGQTLFDGVNLPEGGDVFTSIMQVIEQRREVELTAGELVDVSLTYWIPSEMAEFARGTFAWVTFALGHRGPVLDPDAALDEAVALAGKSDVAVVVVGTTAEVESEGFDRTSLTLPGRQDELVTRVAEANPNTVVVVNAGSPVELPWRDDVAAVLLTWFPGQAGGDALADVLFGLEEPGGRLPTTWPAKLEDAPVTDVTPEEGVLEYGEGVYIGYSAYAGTETQPAYWFGHGQGYTTWVYEELDVFPDDEGGARVRVRVRNSGRRRGREIVQIYLAPTERGDRPPRWLAGFASVEAGPGEAVETDIPIRPRSAEVWRDGWQHIAGEYVLEASHSYAQPRLSTRVVLQKIR; from the coding sequence ATGAGCTTCGACGTCGACGCGCTGCTGGCCGAGCTCGACCTGGACACCAAGGCGAACCTGCTCGCCGGTCAGGACGTCTGGAGCCTGCCCGCGCTCCCGCGGATCGGACTCCGGTCGCTGGTGCTCTCCGACGGCCCGGTCGGCGTCCGCGGCGTCCGGTGGAGCCCGGACGACCCCTCGGTGACGCTCCCCAGCCCGTCGGCCCTCGCCGCGAGCTGGGACCCGCGCCTGGCCGTGCGCGCCGGCCGGCTGCTCGCGCAGGAGGCCCGCCGCAAGGGCGTGCACGTCCTGCTCGCCCCGACGGTCAACCTCCAGCGCTCGCCGCTGGGCGGCCGCCACTTCGAGTGCTACTCGGAAGATCCCCTCCTCACCGGGATGATCGGCGCCGGCTTCGTCACCGGCGTGCAGGACGGCGGGGTCGCCGTCACGGTCAAGCACTTCGTCGCCAACGACTTCGAGACCGAGCGCTTCACCGCCGACGTCCACGTCGGCGAACGCGCCTTGCGCGAGCTCTACCTCGCGCCGTTCGAGCTCATCGTCCGGCGGGCGAAGCCGTGGGGGATCATGGCCGCCTACAACAGCGTCAACGGCGTCACGATGACCCAGCACGCCGAACTGCTCAACGGCGTGCTGCGCGACGAATGGGGCTTCGACGGCTTCGTCGTCTCCGACTGGCTGGCCGCGCGCGACACCGTCGCCTCCGCCAACGGCGGCCTCGACGTCGCGATGCCCGGCCCCCGCACGGTCTTCGGCGAACAGCTCGCGGAAGCCGTGCGCGGCGGCGAAGTCGACGAAGAGGTCGTCGACGACATGGTCCGCCGCGTGCTCCTGCTGGCCCACCGGACCGGCGCGCTCGGCAGCGGCCCCGCTCCTCTTCAGTCCGATGTGGACGGTGAAGGGGTCGCGCGCGAGATCGCGCACCGGTCGTTCGTGCTGCTCAACAACGAAACCGGCCTGCTGCCCCTGCGCGAACCGCGGAGCATCGCCCTGATCGGCGCGCTCGCCGCCGACCCCAAGATCCTCGGCGGCGGCAGCGCCACCGTGTTCCCCGATCACATCGTCTCCCCTCTCGACGGCCTCCGGAAGGCCGTTCCCCCGGGCACCGACCTCGCGTTCGCCATCGGTGCCGATCCGCGGACGACGCTACCGCCGGCCACCGACAATTTCCGGCTCCGCGCGACCGCCAAGGCGGCAGACGGCACCCGATTGGCTGAATTTCCGCTCAGGGAAGCCAAGATCACCTGGATCGGCGAGCTGCCGAGCGGACTCGACCTGGCCACGCTCGCGTCCGTCGAAATCGCGGGCACGTACCTGCCGGAGCGAAGCGGCACCCACACGTTCGCCGTCACGGGCCCCGGCGACCTCCGCCTCACCGTCGCCGGCCAGACCCTCTTCGACGGCGTCAACCTGCCCGAAGGCGGGGACGTCTTCACATCGATCATGCAGGTGATCGAGCAGCGCCGGGAGGTCGAGCTGACGGCGGGCGAGCTCGTCGACGTCAGCCTGACGTACTGGATCCCGTCGGAGATGGCGGAGTTCGCGCGCGGCACCTTCGCCTGGGTCACCTTCGCGCTCGGCCACCGCGGCCCGGTCCTCGACCCCGACGCCGCGCTCGACGAAGCCGTTGCCCTGGCGGGGAAGTCCGACGTCGCGGTCGTCGTGGTCGGCACCACCGCCGAGGTCGAAAGCGAAGGCTTCGACCGGACTTCCCTCACCCTGCCCGGACGGCAGGACGAACTGGTCACCAGGGTCGCGGAGGCCAACCCGAACACCGTGGTCGTCGTCAACGCCGGTTCGCCGGTGGAGCTGCCGTGGCGCGACGACGTCGCCGCGGTGCTGCTCACCTGGTTCCCCGGCCAGGCGGGCGGCGACGCCCTTGCCGACGTCCTGTTCGGCCTCGAAGAACCCGGCGGTCGCCTGCCGACGACCTGGCCGGCGAAGCTCGAAGACGCGCCGGTCACCGACGTGACACCGGAAGAAGGCGTTCTCGAGTACGGCGAAGGCGTGTACATCGGCTACAGCGCCTACGCCGGCACAGAGACGCAACCCGCGTACTGGTTCGGCCACGGCCAGGGCTACACGACCTGGGTGTACGAAGAGCTGGACGTCTTCCCGGACGACGAAGGCGGCGCGCGCGTCCGAGTCCGCGTACGCAACTCAGGGCGGCGAAGGGGGCGAGAGATCGTCCAGATCTATCTGGCCCCGACCGAGCGCGGCGACCGGCCGCCGCGCTGGCTCGCCGGGTTCGCGAGCGTCGAAGCCGGGCCCGGCGAAGCCGTCGAGACCGACATCCCCATCCGGCCGCGGTCGGCGGAAGTCTGGCGCGACGGCTGGCAGCACATCGCCGGCGAGTACGTCCTGGAGGCTTCGCACTCCTACGCGCAGCCGCGGCTGAGCACGCGCGTCGTCCTCCAGAAAATCCGTTGA
- a CDS encoding VOC family protein translates to MLTESTITTMLPVTDSERAGHFYADFLGLKQTGTGEDGTQYFAAGAGAIGLRLMPAGTQSENTALSFEVTNLRSEVSALEGRGVRFQDFEMEGLKTVDHIAELGSERAAWFTDSEGNVLCLHEMLT, encoded by the coding sequence ATGCTGACCGAATCGACCATCACGACGATGCTCCCGGTGACCGACAGCGAACGCGCCGGCCACTTCTACGCGGACTTCCTCGGCTTGAAGCAGACGGGGACGGGCGAAGACGGAACGCAGTACTTCGCGGCGGGCGCGGGTGCCATCGGGCTTCGCCTGATGCCGGCGGGCACGCAGAGCGAGAACACGGCGTTGAGCTTCGAAGTCACGAATCTCCGGTCGGAGGTGTCGGCTTTGGAGGGCCGCGGGGTGCGGTTCCAGGACTTCGAGATGGAGGGGCTGAAGACCGTCGACCACATCGCCGAGCTGGGGAGCGAGCGGGCCGCGTGGTTCACCGACTCGGAAGGCAACGTCCTCTGCCTGCACGAGATGCTCACCTGA
- a CDS encoding benzoate-CoA ligase family protein gives MATGFNAAEYLLSAGHPDATAVVSPRRSLTYAELAAESRRVAGGLVELGVRPEERVMFCMVDDVELLTGILGAMLAGAVAVPVSTMVTGLELGKMLADSRARLLCVSGEFAEQAVTALGLAPEVTDVLLDRSDAAGFGVRTHEWSSLAGTFRSGQTWEDSPALWLYTSGTTGQPKGAMHRHASIRAVCETYARGVLGTTPVDRFLSVPKLFFAYGLGNSCFFPLGAGGTTLLEPSRPTPALFARRAREEQPSLFFAVPTFYAALLASDVPDDSFSSVRHAVSAGEPLPASLFERFRARFGLEILDGIGSTEALHIFLSNRPGAVRPGSTGVPVPGYDVQLRDEAGAVIDAVGKPGELFVAGPSTATGYWARYDATKLVFQGEWLRTGDSYVRNEDGTFSCLGRFGDMLKAGGIWVSPSEVEERLRQHPAVAEVAVVAAPDADGLDKPVACVVAAPGFAVDPDELIEFCREGLAAFKRPRGVVELAELPKTATGKIRRNVIREQVRDVLRVVPST, from the coding sequence GTGGCGACAGGGTTCAATGCCGCGGAGTACCTGCTTTCGGCCGGGCACCCGGACGCGACCGCGGTCGTGTCGCCCCGGCGTTCGCTGACCTACGCCGAGCTGGCGGCCGAGTCCCGGCGCGTCGCGGGCGGGCTCGTCGAACTCGGCGTGCGGCCCGAAGAGCGCGTCATGTTCTGCATGGTCGACGACGTCGAGCTGCTCACCGGCATCCTCGGCGCGATGCTGGCCGGCGCGGTCGCCGTGCCGGTGTCCACCATGGTCACCGGCCTCGAGCTGGGCAAGATGCTGGCCGACTCACGGGCCCGCCTGCTGTGCGTGTCCGGCGAGTTCGCCGAGCAGGCGGTGACCGCGCTCGGGCTCGCGCCCGAGGTCACCGACGTCCTGCTCGACCGGTCGGACGCGGCGGGATTCGGCGTCCGGACGCACGAGTGGTCGTCACTGGCCGGAACGTTCCGAAGTGGACAGACGTGGGAGGACTCGCCCGCGCTGTGGCTGTACACGTCCGGGACGACCGGGCAGCCGAAGGGCGCGATGCACCGGCACGCCAGCATCCGCGCGGTGTGCGAGACGTACGCGCGTGGCGTGCTGGGGACGACTCCGGTGGACCGGTTCCTGTCGGTGCCGAAGCTCTTCTTCGCCTACGGGCTGGGGAATTCGTGCTTCTTCCCGCTCGGGGCGGGCGGGACGACGTTGCTCGAGCCTTCGCGTCCGACGCCGGCGTTGTTCGCCAGACGGGCTCGTGAGGAGCAGCCGTCGTTGTTCTTCGCCGTCCCGACGTTCTACGCGGCCCTGCTCGCGAGCGACGTCCCGGACGACTCGTTTTCCTCGGTGCGGCATGCGGTTTCGGCCGGGGAGCCGCTGCCCGCGTCGTTGTTCGAACGGTTCCGCGCCCGCTTCGGGCTGGAGATCCTCGACGGCATCGGGTCGACCGAGGCACTGCACATCTTCCTGTCGAACCGGCCCGGCGCCGTGCGGCCGGGCAGCACCGGCGTCCCGGTGCCGGGGTACGACGTCCAGCTCCGCGACGAGGCCGGGGCGGTGATCGACGCCGTCGGCAAGCCGGGCGAGCTGTTCGTGGCCGGGCCGTCGACGGCGACCGGCTACTGGGCCCGGTACGACGCGACGAAGCTCGTCTTCCAGGGCGAGTGGCTGCGCACCGGCGACAGTTACGTGCGGAACGAGGACGGCACTTTTTCCTGCCTGGGCCGGTTCGGCGACATGCTGAAGGCGGGCGGGATCTGGGTGTCACCGTCCGAAGTGGAGGAACGGCTGCGGCAGCACCCGGCGGTGGCGGAGGTCGCGGTCGTCGCCGCGCCGGACGCCGACGGGCTCGACAAGCCGGTGGCATGCGTGGTGGCCGCGCCCGGCTTCGCGGTGGACCCGGACGAGCTGATCGAGTTCTGCCGCGAAGGGCTCGCGGCGTTCAAGCGCCCGCGCGGCGTGGTGGAACTGGCGGAGCTGCCGAAGACGGCGACGGGCAAGATCCGCCGGAACGTCATCCGCGAGCAGGTCCGGGACGTCCTGCGGGTGGTGCCCAGCACGTGA
- the boxB gene encoding benzoyl-CoA 2,3-epoxidase subunit BoxB has product MPEKIDYDAKIPNNVNLSEDRRLQRALEGWQPKFMHWWGEMGPTLETQGVYLRTAVSVGREGWAHFDHVNVPDYRWGIFLAERDPDRRIAFGEHKGEEVWQQVPGEYRADLQRLIVIQGDTEPASVEQQKLLGLTAPSLYDLRNLFQVNVEEGRHLWAMVYLLHAYFGREGRDEAEGLLLRNSGSPDAPRILGAFNEETADWLAFYMFTYFTDRDGKYQLGTLKESSFDPLSRTCEFMLKEEAHHMMVGTTGVDRVVTRSAELIREHDTLDIGPHGGIPLTLIQKYINFHYTVSLDLFGSETSTNAANYYTAGLKGRWQETRRKDDHKLTDDARTLEKPAEDGTWTSEELQAILLLNLDLRSEYVADCQTGVKRWNKILADAGIDHTFRLPHPGFNREVGINSGHHVTPDGTIVDEATWQAGKSKWLPTTEDLTFVRSLMHPVYERGKIASWVAPPRQGINGKPFDYEYVYLT; this is encoded by the coding sequence ATGCCCGAGAAGATCGACTACGACGCGAAGATCCCCAACAACGTCAACCTCTCCGAGGACCGGCGGCTGCAGCGTGCCCTGGAGGGCTGGCAGCCGAAGTTCATGCACTGGTGGGGCGAGATGGGCCCGACGCTGGAGACGCAGGGCGTCTACCTGCGCACCGCGGTCAGCGTCGGCCGGGAGGGGTGGGCGCACTTCGACCACGTCAACGTCCCGGACTACCGCTGGGGCATCTTCCTCGCCGAGCGCGACCCGGACCGGCGGATCGCCTTCGGGGAGCACAAGGGCGAAGAGGTGTGGCAGCAGGTGCCCGGCGAGTACCGCGCCGACCTGCAGCGGCTGATCGTCATCCAGGGCGACACCGAACCCGCGTCCGTCGAGCAGCAGAAACTCCTCGGGCTCACCGCGCCGAGCCTCTACGACCTGCGGAACCTGTTCCAGGTCAACGTCGAAGAGGGCAGGCACCTGTGGGCGATGGTGTACCTCCTGCACGCCTACTTCGGGCGCGAAGGCCGTGACGAGGCCGAAGGGCTGCTGCTGCGCAACTCGGGTAGTCCCGACGCGCCCCGCATCCTCGGTGCGTTCAACGAGGAAACCGCCGACTGGCTGGCCTTCTACATGTTCACCTACTTCACCGACCGCGACGGGAAGTACCAGCTCGGCACGCTCAAGGAGTCCTCCTTCGACCCGCTCTCGCGCACCTGCGAGTTCATGCTGAAGGAGGAGGCGCACCACATGATGGTGGGCACCACCGGCGTCGACCGCGTGGTGACCCGCAGCGCCGAGCTGATCCGCGAGCACGACACGCTCGACATCGGCCCGCACGGCGGGATCCCGCTGACCCTGATCCAGAAGTACATCAACTTCCACTACACCGTCTCGCTCGACCTGTTCGGCAGCGAGACGTCGACCAACGCGGCGAACTACTACACCGCCGGGCTCAAGGGCCGCTGGCAGGAGACCCGCCGCAAGGACGACCACAAGCTCACCGACGATGCCCGCACGCTGGAGAAGCCGGCCGAAGACGGCACCTGGACGTCGGAGGAGCTGCAGGCGATCCTGTTGCTGAACCTCGACCTGCGCAGCGAGTACGTGGCCGACTGCCAGACCGGGGTGAAGCGCTGGAACAAGATCCTCGCCGACGCCGGGATCGATCACACGTTCCGCCTGCCGCACCCTGGATTCAACCGGGAAGTCGGCATAAACTCCGGCCACCACGTCACTCCCGACGGCACCATCGTCGACGAGGCGACCTGGCAGGCCGGCAAGAGCAAGTGGCTGCCGACCACGGAGGACCTGACGTTCGTCCGCTCGCTGATGCACCCGGTGTACGAGCGGGGGAAGATCGCGAGCTGGGTGGCGCCGCCGCGGCAGGGCATCAACGGGAAGCCCTTCGACTACGAGTACGTCTACCTCACGTAG